The genomic DNA CTCTTAATTGGTTCCATCATTGTGGCATCTGCTTTGAGCCTTTTAGGTAGCTTCTTTTGTGGCGGGTTTGATCGCAATTTGCTGTAAGTTAGAGATCAATAAAGTCCCAGACTATCTCAAACAAATTCCACAGGGAACAGTATTACTCTATCCATTGATTTTAGGCGATCAGTTGGAGATAATTTTCTTCGCGCCCAACAGTCTCCCCATCAGTCGCACCGTTAAGATCTCCAAGTCTAAGCTTGAATCATTGATCACTGAATATAGATCTGGGTTGCTTGATGCTGGTTCTGAGGATGTCAAGGATGCTTCTAAAGCTCTCTATGATGTGCTGATTAAACCGATTGAAGGCGAACTGATTACAGCCAAAGCGGAGACAATTCTTTATGCTCCTGATGGCATATTACGCTATGTTCCCCTTTCCGCTCTCTATGACGGTAAACAATGGCTTGCAGAAAAATATAAGGTTAGTAACCTGATCGCCTACAGTCTCTCCGACTTTTCTCCACAGCCAAAAAACCAACCCAATATTCTCGCGGGAGCATTTGGAGGCAATACAGGCACGAAAAAGTTTGGACAAAGTGCATTGCCTGACACACTTACTGAAGTTCAAGCGATCGCAAGTTCTTTCCCAAACTCAGTAACTCTCACCGAAGACAACTTCAGTCGCCAAGCGATCGAGTCTAAATTCAAAAATCACAACATTCTCCATCTTGCTACCCATGCTGAGTTTAATACTGGTTCACCTGATAACTCCTTCATCATTTTTGGCAATGGTGACAAAATCCGTCTCGGTGAAATCGCTGATTGGCAGATCCCAAATATCGATTTGATTATATTGAGTGCTTGTCAGACTGGAGTCGGCAAGCTTGGCGATGGGGTAGAAATCTTGGGTTTTGGTTATCAAGTCCAAAAAGCTGGTGCAAAAAATGCGATCGCTTCTCTCTGGTCTGTCAGTGATGAAGGTACTCAAGTCCTAATGGAAGCTTTTTATCGCGAACTCAAAAAAGGCGATGTCACTTCCACTGAGGCTTTACATAGAGCGCAAGTTGCTCTGATTAAATCACCAAAATACAACCATCCCAATTATTGGTCAGCATTTTTTGCGATCGGCAATGGATTGTAATTAAATTTAGATTAAATGGAGATTAGAATGAATTATCGCAATATTATCATGATGGCTCTAGTCGCTTTAGTTACAGCTTGTTCGACACCGCCTACGAAATCTTTAGAGAATTCTAAACCGCTACAGGAACCCATTGCAGAATCATCTGAAATCAAAGCGAAAGCTACGACTAGCTCTACTAGCAACCAAAGCAATAGTATCTCAACTGAAAATCCAAGTCCAGACACCAAAAACTCAGAAGTTGAGAAACAGAATAATTCTAAACTTCCTATAGTATGTGGGAAAGAGGAATATAGAAGTTTCTTTGAAGATTTTGTTCGGGGTAA from Pseudanabaena sp. BC1403 includes the following:
- a CDS encoding CHAT domain-containing protein — its product is MAGLIAICCKLEINKVPDYLKQIPQGTVLLYPLILGDQLEIIFFAPNSLPISRTVKISKSKLESLITEYRSGLLDAGSEDVKDASKALYDVLIKPIEGELITAKAETILYAPDGILRYVPLSALYDGKQWLAEKYKVSNLIAYSLSDFSPQPKNQPNILAGAFGGNTGTKKFGQSALPDTLTEVQAIASSFPNSVTLTEDNFSRQAIESKFKNHNILHLATHAEFNTGSPDNSFIIFGNGDKIRLGEIADWQIPNIDLIILSACQTGVGKLGDGVEILGFGYQVQKAGAKNAIASLWSVSDEGTQVLMEAFYRELKKGDVTSTEALHRAQVALIKSPKYNHPNYWSAFFAIGNGL